One window of the SAR324 cluster bacterium genome contains the following:
- a CDS encoding hydantoinase B/oxoprolinase family protein, with product MANSFRFSIDRGGTFTDVYAEVPGEPGFRVVKLLSEDPAHYPDAPREGIRRILEEVTGHPYPKEGFVSSDIDWIRMGTTVATNALLERKGAKTLLVITKGFGDLLQIGNQNRPRIFDLEIRKPELLYQQVLEVDERVRLRRADDLHPGIVGTTGEEFLILEKPNLEKVCNSLEEAKQAGIKAVAVVFLHAYAFPQHEQDVGALARELGFTQVSLSHEVMPMVKMVARGDTTMVAAYLTPHIRQYLNSFRSGFSDGLEQSNLFFMQSDGGLTAADRFQGSNAILSGPAGGVVGYALTTDLGKPVIGFDMGGTSTDVSRYGGDWEHTRESETAGVRIQAPQLDIRTVAAGGGSRLFFRQGRFEVGPESAGAHPGPVCYRKQGHLAVTDANLVLGRLHPDYFPQIFGLQENEPLDLAGARTVLQSLTDQINDETASTGQSGWTVEEVALGFLRVANETMIRPIREVSVQRGFDIQEHVLACFGGAGGQHACALARDLGISLVFVHRFAGILSAYGIGLADLTTERQEPAAEVLAQVGDLSPTLPSNLAERLTELSAQAAAELQEQGASSSTLQVQHFLNLSYQGTDTHLMIREPEDGNYALSFRQTYLREYGFELEREILVNDLRVRVISPSPSLQKFKVPPSEGPAEPIDQTRCYFENGWHQTPVFRCELLKAGHQISGPALLLQDTSTIVIELDCRAEISEYGDVLIHVEAPTHREVGITRDPIHLSIFGNLFMSIAEQMGRTLQRTSISTNIKERLDFSCAIFDSTGGLVANAPHLPVHLGAMSEAVRQQVRIQGDNLRPGDVLVTNHPQAGGSHLPDITVITPCWQDGQPLFYVASRGHHADIGGITPGSMPPFSRTLAEEGACLKSFKLVENGIFNEAGITELLEAPARIPRLPGELPIAGTRLLADNISDLKAQVAANQRGIDLIQEMVEHWSLEVVQAYMKHIQDNAEESVRLMLQQLSVGKNLPEVGTIHAVDYLDDGSPICLALTIDRHDGSACFDFAGTGTELWGNLNAPKAVTYSAVLYALRSLIRQDMPLNQGCLNSIKIRIPNGSLLSPSEEAAVVGGNVLTSQRITDVILKAFGACAASQGCMNNLTFGNERFGYYETIGGGAGAGPSWHGQSGVHTHMTNTRITDPEILERRYPVLLREFSIRKGSGGKGEFNGGDGLVRELEFLEKLQVAILSERRSHAPYGMAGGKDGRCGRNLFLRKNGPALNLGGKNEIQAQSQDRFRIETPGGGGWGQVKDS from the coding sequence ATGGCGAATTCCTTCCGCTTCTCCATCGACCGTGGAGGCACATTTACTGATGTGTATGCCGAGGTGCCTGGAGAACCCGGCTTTCGTGTGGTCAAGCTACTCTCTGAAGATCCAGCACACTACCCTGATGCACCCCGCGAAGGCATCCGTCGGATTCTTGAAGAAGTCACCGGTCATCCATATCCCAAGGAAGGCTTCGTGTCGTCTGATATCGACTGGATCCGAATGGGAACCACGGTTGCTACGAATGCCTTGCTTGAACGAAAAGGTGCGAAGACGTTACTTGTGATCACTAAGGGCTTTGGCGACCTGCTGCAAATCGGCAATCAGAACCGGCCACGCATTTTTGACCTGGAGATCCGCAAACCTGAGTTGCTGTATCAGCAGGTGCTTGAGGTCGATGAGCGGGTTCGACTCCGCAGAGCGGATGATTTACATCCCGGTATTGTGGGTACCACTGGTGAAGAGTTCCTTATTCTTGAAAAACCTAACCTGGAAAAGGTTTGCAACTCCTTAGAAGAAGCTAAACAAGCGGGTATTAAAGCCGTAGCGGTTGTCTTTCTACACGCCTATGCGTTCCCACAGCATGAACAGGATGTCGGAGCGTTGGCCCGAGAACTTGGCTTTACGCAGGTTTCGCTCTCTCACGAAGTGATGCCGATGGTTAAAATGGTAGCACGTGGTGACACAACGATGGTAGCTGCATATCTCACCCCACACATCCGCCAATACCTCAATAGCTTCCGCTCGGGTTTTTCGGATGGACTGGAACAAAGCAACCTGTTCTTCATGCAATCCGACGGAGGCCTGACTGCCGCAGACCGCTTTCAAGGCAGCAATGCGATTCTTTCTGGTCCGGCTGGAGGAGTGGTGGGTTATGCGCTGACCACGGACCTTGGCAAGCCCGTGATTGGCTTCGACATGGGAGGCACCTCGACGGATGTTTCACGTTACGGCGGAGACTGGGAACATACCCGTGAGAGCGAAACAGCGGGTGTCCGTATCCAGGCCCCTCAACTGGACATCCGTACGGTCGCTGCAGGTGGTGGTTCCCGCCTGTTCTTTCGCCAAGGACGCTTTGAGGTTGGCCCCGAATCAGCAGGAGCCCATCCGGGTCCAGTCTGTTATCGTAAGCAGGGACACTTGGCAGTAACAGACGCCAATCTTGTACTGGGTCGGCTGCACCCTGACTATTTTCCACAAATCTTTGGTCTCCAGGAAAACGAACCGCTCGATCTGGCTGGCGCTCGAACTGTCTTACAATCCCTGACCGATCAGATCAACGATGAAACTGCGTCCACTGGGCAATCAGGTTGGACTGTCGAAGAGGTTGCCTTGGGATTCCTGCGTGTTGCGAATGAAACGATGATCCGGCCGATACGTGAGGTTTCCGTGCAGCGTGGCTTCGACATTCAGGAGCATGTGCTGGCCTGTTTTGGAGGAGCTGGAGGACAACATGCCTGTGCGCTGGCAAGAGATTTAGGAATCTCCCTCGTCTTCGTCCATCGTTTTGCCGGCATTCTCTCTGCCTATGGAATCGGGCTTGCGGATCTGACCACAGAACGCCAGGAACCAGCTGCAGAAGTGCTGGCCCAGGTTGGAGACCTTTCTCCCACTCTGCCCAGCAACCTAGCCGAACGTTTGACTGAACTGTCAGCTCAGGCAGCTGCAGAACTTCAGGAACAAGGAGCGTCTTCCTCCACCTTGCAGGTGCAGCACTTTTTGAACCTGAGCTATCAGGGAACCGACACTCACCTGATGATCCGGGAACCAGAGGATGGCAACTACGCCCTGAGTTTCCGACAAACCTATCTCCGTGAATACGGCTTTGAACTGGAGCGAGAAATTTTGGTGAATGACTTGCGTGTGCGTGTCATCTCCCCTTCTCCAAGTTTGCAGAAGTTCAAGGTTCCTCCATCCGAGGGTCCGGCTGAACCGATTGATCAGACCCGCTGCTACTTTGAGAATGGATGGCACCAAACCCCGGTCTTTCGCTGTGAATTACTGAAAGCTGGGCATCAGATTTCCGGACCAGCGTTGCTGCTGCAGGATACCTCGACGATCGTGATCGAGCTAGATTGTCGAGCAGAAATCAGCGAATACGGTGATGTGCTGATCCATGTCGAGGCCCCTACTCATCGGGAGGTTGGAATTACTCGGGACCCGATCCATTTGTCAATTTTCGGCAACTTGTTCATGTCGATCGCCGAGCAGATGGGCCGAACGCTGCAGCGCACCTCGATCTCGACCAACATCAAGGAGCGTCTGGACTTCTCCTGTGCGATTTTTGATTCTACCGGTGGCTTGGTAGCCAATGCTCCTCACTTACCGGTTCATTTGGGTGCCATGAGTGAAGCTGTACGGCAGCAGGTGCGGATCCAGGGAGATAACCTGCGGCCCGGAGATGTGCTGGTGACCAACCACCCACAGGCTGGAGGCAGTCATCTTCCCGACATCACCGTGATCACTCCTTGTTGGCAGGATGGACAACCCCTCTTTTATGTAGCAAGTCGTGGACATCATGCTGACATCGGTGGAATCACTCCTGGCTCGATGCCTCCCTTCTCTCGTACGCTGGCCGAAGAAGGGGCCTGTTTGAAGAGTTTCAAGCTCGTCGAGAATGGGATTTTCAACGAAGCAGGGATTACGGAGTTGCTAGAGGCCCCAGCTCGAATTCCCCGACTCCCTGGAGAATTGCCGATTGCTGGAACGAGGCTGCTGGCGGACAACATTTCCGACCTCAAGGCCCAGGTGGCTGCTAACCAGCGCGGTATTGACCTGATTCAGGAGATGGTCGAACACTGGTCGCTGGAAGTCGTGCAGGCCTACATGAAACACATCCAGGACAATGCGGAAGAGTCCGTCCGGCTGATGTTACAGCAACTCTCAGTTGGGAAAAATCTGCCAGAAGTTGGGACCATTCACGCAGTTGACTATCTGGATGACGGCTCACCAATCTGTCTTGCCTTGACCATTGATCGTCATGACGGCAGTGCTTGTTTCGATTTTGCAGGAACCGGCACGGAACTCTGGGGAAACCTTAACGCACCCAAGGCTGTCACTTACTCAGCAGTGCTCTATGCTTTGCGGAGCCTGATTCGTCAGGACATGCCGCTGAATCAGGGTTGTCTGAATTCCATCAAAATTCGCATCCCCAACGGTTCTCTCCTTTCTCCCTCTGAAGAGGCCGCCGTGGTCGGAGGCAATGTGCTCACCTCACAGCGCATCACCGACGTGATTCTCAAGGCCTTCGGAGCGTGCGCCGCTTCCCAGGGCTGCATGAACAACCTGACCTTTGGTAACGAACGTTTCGGTTACTACGAGACAATTGGTGGTGGTGCCGGTGCTGGCCCAAGCTGGCATGGTCAGTCCGGAGTGCACACCCATATGACCAACACTCGCATCACCGATCCTGAAATCCTGGAACGACGCTATCCGGTTTTGTTGCGAGAGTTTTCAATCCGGAAGGGATCTGGTGGAAAAGGCGAATTCAACGGAGGGGATGGTTTGGTGCGGGAACTGGAATTTTTGGAGAAGCTGCAGGTCGCAATCCTTTCTGAAAGAAGGAGCCACGCACCCTACGGCATGGCTGGAGGCAAAGACGGGCGGTGCGGTCGTAACCTCTTTCTACGTAAGAACGGTCCAGCGCTAAATCTTGGGGGTAAGAATGAGATCCAAGCTCAATCACAGGACCGCTTCCGTATTGAAACCCCCGGAGGTGGAGGGTGGGGTCAGGTGAAAGACTCATGA
- a CDS encoding UvrD-helicase domain-containing protein, whose translation MDLSHLNSQQHQAVTYTKGPILVLAGAGSGKTRVIIQRIAWLIQVEQVLPAEILAVTFTNKAAREMKGRLKEELRGKQKGVQLSTFHSLGVQLLREHIDQLGYRSNFVIYDTQDQQSVIKGIMEDHDLEDSGLIDAKGVHYEIGQAKNRGLGPDHFLQQRNSTRSTQVGQVFAEYQRVLKGCNAIDFDDILLLTLKLFEEHSEAMVPIRERYHYLMVDEYQDTNRVQYQLMCHLCQRHRNLCVVGDDDQSIYGWRGADVRNILDFEQDFPEAKIIRLEQNYRSTPTILKAANQVISQNPQRMPKELWSQKPTGVPLEWIEGKDETEELELVARRIKIQVLRHGRAHSDYAILFRSNFQSRLIEETLRDSGIPYQVIGGTSFYERKEVKDALAYLKVIHNHSDEVSLHRIINYPRRGIGKTSLIQANYYCQLLGKPLFEICKQARQHSRIPTEAAMSMESFARMILRYRQRFQQEPLGELLRDLLSDVGLIRDLETQKIDPKTKEKRVGFVLELMRGLDRFIEQNPEKRLRDYLERVMLFTQNDREEDSASNQVTLMTLHSAKGLEFPYLFLVGMAEGIFPNQRSLDESGEEEERRLCYVGITRAREELTLSMARRRKRYREEISQTMSRFLNDIDPSLFQVAPGGKMDVVQKALQKKQSRADFFQQLRRLQ comes from the coding sequence ATGGACCTCTCTCATCTCAACTCCCAGCAACATCAAGCGGTCACCTACACCAAAGGTCCCATTCTAGTGCTAGCCGGTGCTGGGAGTGGCAAAACCAGGGTAATCATTCAACGCATTGCCTGGTTGATCCAAGTCGAGCAAGTTCTACCAGCAGAAATTTTGGCAGTGACTTTCACCAACAAAGCTGCCCGTGAAATGAAGGGGCGGCTCAAAGAAGAACTGAGAGGAAAGCAAAAGGGAGTACAGTTGAGCACCTTCCATTCCTTGGGTGTTCAGCTACTGCGAGAGCACATTGATCAACTGGGATATCGTTCAAACTTTGTGATCTATGACACCCAAGATCAGCAGTCTGTGATCAAAGGAATCATGGAAGATCATGATTTGGAAGATTCCGGTTTGATTGATGCCAAAGGGGTTCACTACGAGATTGGACAAGCAAAAAATCGAGGACTTGGTCCAGATCATTTTCTTCAGCAGAGGAACTCGACCAGGAGCACCCAAGTTGGACAAGTCTTTGCGGAATATCAACGCGTTCTCAAAGGCTGCAATGCGATCGACTTCGATGACATCTTGCTACTGACCCTGAAGCTCTTTGAGGAACACTCTGAGGCCATGGTACCAATCCGAGAGCGATATCACTATCTGATGGTTGATGAGTATCAGGATACCAATCGTGTTCAGTACCAGCTGATGTGTCATCTGTGCCAGCGTCATCGCAATCTATGTGTGGTGGGTGATGACGACCAGTCGATCTACGGATGGCGTGGAGCAGATGTCCGCAACATCCTTGATTTCGAACAGGACTTCCCAGAAGCCAAGATCATTCGCCTGGAACAGAATTACCGTTCTACACCAACAATCCTCAAGGCTGCCAATCAGGTCATTTCGCAAAACCCACAAAGAATGCCAAAGGAGCTCTGGTCTCAAAAGCCAACCGGTGTGCCCCTGGAATGGATCGAGGGCAAAGATGAGACCGAAGAATTAGAGTTGGTAGCCCGTCGGATTAAGATTCAGGTGCTGAGGCACGGACGCGCCCACTCAGATTATGCAATCCTTTTCCGCTCCAATTTCCAGTCCAGACTAATTGAAGAAACTTTGCGAGATTCCGGGATTCCTTACCAAGTGATTGGGGGCACCAGTTTTTATGAACGCAAAGAAGTCAAGGATGCCTTGGCCTATCTGAAGGTGATTCATAACCATTCTGATGAGGTAAGCCTCCATCGGATCATCAATTATCCTCGTCGAGGAATTGGTAAGACCTCTCTGATTCAGGCCAACTACTACTGCCAGTTACTGGGAAAACCACTCTTTGAAATCTGCAAACAGGCACGGCAACACTCTAGAATTCCAACTGAAGCTGCAATGAGCATGGAGTCGTTCGCACGGATGATTTTGCGCTATCGGCAGCGTTTTCAACAAGAACCACTTGGGGAACTCTTACGTGATTTGCTGTCAGATGTGGGGCTGATCCGTGATCTGGAGACACAAAAAATCGATCCGAAGACAAAAGAAAAGCGGGTTGGCTTTGTGCTGGAATTGATGCGAGGATTGGATCGGTTTATAGAGCAGAACCCTGAAAAACGTCTGCGAGACTACCTGGAGCGAGTGATGCTGTTTACCCAGAATGACCGGGAAGAAGATTCGGCCAGCAACCAAGTAACCCTGATGACTCTCCATAGCGCCAAAGGCCTTGAGTTCCCCTATTTGTTTCTAGTGGGAATGGCAGAGGGTATCTTCCCCAACCAACGAAGTCTTGATGAAAGTGGTGAAGAAGAGGAACGACGACTCTGTTATGTAGGCATTACGAGAGCTCGAGAAGAGCTAACCCTCTCAATGGCTCGTCGACGCAAGCGCTATCGAGAAGAGATTTCACAAACCATGTCGCGCTTTCTCAATGATATCGATCCTTCCCTATTTCAAGTAGCTCCAGGAGGCAAAATGGATGTAGTTCAAAAGGCGCTGCAAAAAAAACAATCAAGGGCAGATTTTTTTCAACAACTACGGCGTCTTCAGTAG
- a CDS encoding sulfatase-like hydrolase/transferase, with the protein MKNTIVFFTDQQRGDTLGANGNPSGLTPNLDYYGAKGINFRNAFTPQPVCGPARSVMQTGKFATKTGCFRNKIPLDLSEWTIAKTLEANHIQTAYFGKWHLGNPDSFGSVIKPERGGYEFWLAANLLEFVSNSYDTRLYDSNNEEVRLPGYRIDAVVDAAIRYVYENQNKPFFIFISLLEPHHQNHLDNYPAPHGYEERYRNSWIPLDLQALSGSTYMHLPGYYGMIKRIDEAYGRLIDALASLNLFESTNVIFTSDHGNQFKTRNDEYKRTPHDSATHIPLVCTGGDFLISRTVRQIVSLVDIVPTILDLHQLNIPEDLHGKSLLPLCYETHPSWNNAALIQISETQIGRAVRTEKWLYGVTGNGDPWSDSAASLYTGTYLYDLQADSAQLHNLINYRSHIPVQQELRLLLKELMIQADEADFEIEITDSDQEYNQLKSENTFPYFPEYLVDFR; encoded by the coding sequence ATGAAAAACACTATTGTTTTTTTCACTGATCAGCAAAGAGGAGATACTCTCGGAGCTAATGGCAACCCATCAGGTTTGACTCCCAATCTAGATTATTATGGAGCCAAAGGGATCAATTTTCGAAATGCATTTACACCCCAACCTGTATGCGGTCCAGCTCGATCTGTGATGCAAACTGGAAAATTTGCAACGAAAACAGGTTGTTTCCGCAATAAAATTCCTCTAGATCTATCCGAATGGACAATCGCTAAAACTCTAGAGGCAAATCATATCCAAACAGCATATTTTGGTAAGTGGCATCTTGGTAATCCAGACTCATTTGGAAGTGTAATCAAACCAGAAAGAGGCGGCTATGAGTTTTGGCTTGCTGCCAACCTCCTTGAGTTCGTTTCCAATTCCTATGACACACGCCTGTACGATTCCAATAATGAAGAAGTTCGTTTACCCGGATACCGTATTGATGCAGTTGTAGATGCCGCGATTCGTTATGTCTATGAGAATCAAAACAAACCATTTTTTATCTTCATTTCCTTGCTTGAGCCACATCATCAAAATCATCTTGATAATTATCCGGCCCCTCATGGATATGAAGAAAGATATCGAAATTCCTGGATTCCCTTGGATTTGCAAGCTCTAAGTGGTTCTACCTACATGCATCTGCCTGGATATTACGGAATGATCAAACGGATTGATGAAGCATATGGTCGTTTGATTGATGCACTAGCCAGTTTGAATCTGTTTGAATCCACCAACGTGATCTTTACTTCAGATCATGGCAACCAATTCAAGACCCGAAATGATGAATACAAGAGGACTCCCCATGATAGTGCTACTCACATTCCACTAGTTTGCACAGGCGGAGATTTTCTGATTTCTCGCACTGTCAGACAAATCGTAAGCTTAGTTGATATTGTTCCAACAATTCTCGACCTTCATCAATTAAATATTCCTGAAGATCTTCATGGTAAATCACTGCTGCCACTGTGCTACGAGACACATCCAAGCTGGAATAATGCAGCCTTGATTCAAATCAGCGAAACTCAGATAGGCCGTGCCGTTCGGACAGAAAAGTGGCTATACGGTGTAACTGGTAATGGAGATCCTTGGAGCGACAGCGCGGCAAGTCTTTATACAGGAACTTACCTGTATGATCTCCAGGCAGATTCGGCCCAGCTACACAATCTCATTAACTATCGCTCTCACATTCCAGTGCAGCAGGAGCTCAGATTACTGCTGAAAGAACTGATGATTCAGGCTGATGAAGCTGACTTTGAAATTGAGATCACGGATTCTGATCAAGAATACAACCAGCTGAAGTCAGAAAACACTTTCCCTTATTTTCCTGAATATCTGGTTGATTTTCGTTGA
- a CDS encoding LysR family transcriptional regulator — MLSREIRQFIAVVESKSINSASQRLNISQPSVSKTLQNLEYELGVQLFERSIRGVNLTPEGEILYEHALKLLEEEGKALVEIKRLKEIKNRNQITIGAGHAWSTVLLPKILAEYQRNNNHVFINIKYGSVTTLRDELIKDEITLILGAEPNYQKIQKPVRYRGLLPLSQIVYAHKSHPIFKSEKPVKDLTKYQWISWGNETYDNNGVKEFCIRNQIQNPVYALETTSIYLGIQLTVQGEYILRLPSMMKKILQSHEIYPVKVEPLISYTTGVLFKESTLTNRSVAHLYENIVSSAEQLRDSDL, encoded by the coding sequence ATGCTATCAAGAGAAATTAGGCAGTTTATTGCTGTTGTTGAGAGCAAAAGTATAAACAGTGCGTCACAACGTTTAAATATTTCACAACCATCCGTCAGTAAAACACTTCAAAACCTAGAGTATGAACTTGGTGTCCAACTTTTTGAACGATCAATACGTGGAGTGAACTTAACACCAGAAGGTGAAATTTTATATGAGCATGCGTTAAAATTGCTAGAAGAAGAAGGCAAGGCCCTGGTTGAAATCAAAAGATTGAAAGAAATTAAAAATAGGAATCAAATTACGATTGGAGCGGGCCATGCTTGGAGTACAGTGTTACTCCCAAAAATTCTTGCGGAATATCAAAGAAACAATAATCATGTCTTTATAAATATAAAATACGGATCTGTTACAACGCTGCGTGATGAATTAATTAAAGATGAAATCACGCTCATATTAGGAGCTGAACCCAATTATCAAAAAATCCAAAAGCCAGTACGCTATCGTGGATTGCTTCCGCTTTCACAAATTGTTTACGCCCATAAGTCTCATCCAATTTTCAAAAGTGAAAAACCAGTGAAGGACTTAACAAAGTATCAGTGGATTTCTTGGGGCAACGAAACTTACGACAATAATGGTGTCAAAGAATTTTGCATAAGAAATCAAATTCAAAATCCAGTATATGCTCTGGAAACCACATCAATCTATTTGGGTATTCAATTGACGGTTCAGGGCGAATACATCCTCAGACTACCTTCGATGATGAAAAAGATTTTGCAGAGCCATGAAATTTATCCTGTTAAGGTTGAACCTCTAATCAGTTATACAACCGGTGTTCTATTTAAAGAATCAACGTTAACAAATCGTAGTGTGGCTCATCTCTACGAAAATATCGTCTCTTCTGCTGAACAACTCAGAGATTCAGATCTGTAA
- a CDS encoding ThuA domain-containing protein gives MSIRVTVWGENVHEQTSKIVQKVYPMGMHNCIADALNEDPEIQARTATLQEPEHGLTEEVLQQTDVLTWWGHAAHSKVEDQIVDRVQARVLEGMGLLVLHSGHYSKIFRRLLGTTCSLIWREAGEMERVWVCNPGHPIAQGLGRYFEVSQTEMYGEPFQVPTPHEMIFSSWYQGGEVFRSGLTYLRGNGKIFYFSPGHETYPIYHQPEIQLVLKNAVKWACPTPGLWLDNYTRKATPPIEDIQERGPKLHEPGSEGLR, from the coding sequence ATGTCGATTCGCGTTACTGTCTGGGGTGAAAATGTTCATGAACAAACCAGCAAGATCGTCCAGAAAGTCTACCCCATGGGCATGCACAACTGCATTGCTGATGCGCTCAATGAAGACCCAGAAATTCAGGCTCGAACTGCCACACTGCAGGAACCCGAACATGGTTTGACCGAAGAAGTGCTGCAACAGACTGATGTGCTCACCTGGTGGGGACATGCAGCTCACAGCAAGGTGGAAGATCAGATCGTTGATCGTGTTCAGGCTCGAGTACTCGAAGGGATGGGCCTATTGGTGCTGCACTCAGGGCATTATTCCAAGATCTTCAGGCGACTATTGGGAACAACCTGCTCTTTGATCTGGCGAGAAGCTGGAGAAATGGAACGGGTTTGGGTCTGTAATCCCGGACACCCCATTGCACAGGGATTGGGACGCTATTTTGAAGTTTCTCAGACAGAAATGTACGGCGAACCTTTCCAGGTGCCAACTCCCCATGAGATGATCTTTAGCAGCTGGTACCAAGGAGGCGAAGTCTTCCGTTCAGGCCTGACCTACCTAAGAGGAAATGGGAAAATATTCTACTTTAGCCCAGGGCATGAAACCTATCCCATCTATCATCAGCCCGAAATCCAACTGGTCCTGAAAAACGCAGTCAAGTGGGCTTGTCCTACCCCAGGACTCTGGCTGGACAATTATACTCGCAAGGCAACTCCTCCGATTGAAGATATTCAGGAGAGAGGGCCTAAACTCCATGAACCTGGCAGCGAAGGATTACGATGA
- a CDS encoding Gfo/Idh/MocA family oxidoreductase — protein sequence MIRLAILGTGGMAQRHAEEFQKIEGVELVACADIHLTVAQKFAKKNNIPQAFSSLEGLLAFTEFDAVANVTPDRFHCATTLPLMTSGKHILCEKPLAENHADALKMAETAQQAGVINMVNFSYRNASAIHKAHELIQAGKLGHIMHVEASYLQSWLVSKAWGDWKKEDKWLWRLSTQHGSKGTLGDIGVHILDFATYPIGPLLSLHCTLQTFPNVKGTQMGEYTLDANDSFVISVRYANGALGTVHSSRWATGHDNTVALRVFGSEGSLRIDLDKSMTTLEWCVGPNIDKAKWEVLECGSVPNMYQRFIQSIQSGVNDQPDFARGAEIQELLDLCEQSAVADQ from the coding sequence ATGATTCGCTTAGCGATACTTGGCACGGGGGGAATGGCACAGCGCCATGCCGAAGAATTTCAGAAAATCGAAGGCGTTGAATTGGTTGCCTGTGCAGACATTCATCTAACTGTTGCTCAGAAGTTTGCGAAGAAGAACAACATTCCACAGGCCTTCAGCAGCCTGGAAGGTTTGTTGGCCTTTACCGAATTTGATGCGGTGGCCAACGTCACTCCAGATCGTTTCCACTGTGCAACCACACTTCCACTAATGACCTCTGGCAAGCATATTCTCTGTGAAAAACCCCTTGCTGAGAATCATGCTGATGCCTTGAAGATGGCTGAGACAGCTCAACAGGCTGGAGTGATCAACATGGTCAACTTCAGCTATCGCAATGCCTCAGCGATTCACAAGGCGCATGAATTGATTCAGGCTGGAAAGCTCGGTCACATCATGCATGTGGAAGCAAGCTATCTGCAAAGCTGGCTGGTCAGCAAGGCCTGGGGAGATTGGAAGAAGGAGGACAAGTGGCTCTGGAGACTCTCCACTCAACATGGAAGCAAGGGTACTTTGGGAGACATTGGTGTCCACATCCTTGACTTTGCAACTTATCCGATCGGTCCCTTGTTAAGCCTTCACTGTACACTCCAGACCTTCCCAAATGTCAAAGGCACACAAATGGGAGAGTATACTCTGGATGCCAATGACTCCTTTGTGATCAGTGTTCGCTATGCCAATGGCGCTCTGGGGACTGTCCATTCCTCCCGTTGGGCGACAGGCCATGACAACACCGTGGCGCTGCGTGTCTTCGGTAGCGAAGGCTCCCTGCGCATCGATCTGGACAAGTCGATGACGACCTTGGAATGGTGTGTGGGTCCAAATATCGACAAAGCCAAGTGGGAGGTACTGGAATGTGGCAGTGTACCGAACATGTACCAGCGCTTCATCCAGAGCATTCAAAGCGGTGTGAACGACCAACCTGATTTTGCCCGTGGTGCCGAAATCCAGGAATTGCTGGATCTTTGTGAGCAATCAGCAGTTGCAGACCAATAA